In Streptomyces sp. NBC_01408, one DNA window encodes the following:
- a CDS encoding response regulator transcription factor, translated as MSSLLLLTNALQPSTEVLPALGLLLHNVRVAPAEGPALVDTPGADVILVDGRRDLPQVRSLCQLLRSTGPGCPLILVVTEGGLAAVTADWGIDDVLLDTAGPAEVEARLRLATGRQQLGSDDSPMEIRNGDLSVDEATYSAKLKGRVLDLTFKEFELLKYLAQHPGRVFTRAQLLQEVWGYDYFGGTRTVDVHVRRLRAKLGPEHESLIGTVRNVGYRFVTPEKVERAAAEAAAQAAAKAAAQASAQTGAQNGAAVTRSAEDPVRIHSAGRPAQR; from the coding sequence ATGAGCTCACTCCTGCTGCTGACCAACGCCTTGCAGCCGTCCACCGAGGTGCTTCCCGCTCTCGGCCTGCTGCTGCACAACGTCCGGGTGGCGCCCGCCGAGGGCCCGGCCCTCGTGGACACCCCCGGCGCCGACGTCATCCTCGTGGACGGCCGCCGCGACCTGCCGCAGGTGCGGTCGCTGTGCCAGCTGCTGCGCTCCACCGGGCCGGGCTGCCCGCTGATCCTCGTCGTCACCGAGGGCGGTCTCGCGGCCGTCACCGCCGACTGGGGCATCGACGACGTACTCCTCGACACCGCCGGCCCCGCCGAGGTCGAGGCGCGGCTGCGGCTGGCCACCGGCCGTCAGCAGCTCGGCTCCGACGACTCCCCGATGGAGATCCGCAACGGCGACCTCTCGGTGGACGAGGCCACGTACTCCGCCAAGCTCAAGGGGCGGGTGCTGGACCTCACCTTCAAGGAGTTCGAGCTGCTCAAGTACCTCGCGCAGCACCCCGGCCGGGTCTTCACCCGCGCCCAGCTGCTCCAGGAGGTCTGGGGCTACGACTACTTCGGCGGCACCCGGACGGTGGACGTCCACGTACGGCGGCTGCGGGCGAAGCTCGGCCCGGAGCACGAGTCGCTGATCGGTACGGTCCGTAACGTCGGCTACCGCTTCGTCACGCCGGAGAAGGTCGAGCGGGCGGCGGCCGAGGCGGCCGCCCAGGCGGCGGCGAAGGCGGCCGCCCAGGCGTCCGCGCAGACCGGCGCGCAGAACGGCGCGGCCGTCACCCGGTCGGCGGAAGACCCTGTGAGGATCCACTCCGCAGGACGCCCTGCCCAGAGGTAG